In the Uranotaenia lowii strain MFRU-FL chromosome 1, ASM2978415v1, whole genome shotgun sequence genome, CGCAGATTCTTTTTGAGTAAATATGAACTATAACAATTAATACTTTACGGACCGCGAAAAATCATAGCCGAGTAACACCGAAACTCGGCActctatatctcagaaatcaTTGGACCAAATTCCACAAATTTAGCTGCTTTGAGTTAAGGCGATGTTGTGTTTAATTCTGTCCAagaaaatttaatgataaaataaagaaCATTTGCGTTATGCTTCTTAGTGCAGAAAACTTGCAATTagcgaaaaaaacgagaaaactCGAATTTGTTCTGTAATGTGTTAAGACGAGCCTTAAAACTAAAAACCAGAGTGTAAAAGGTAAATAAAAAGACTACTAAAATTTTGGTACCGACGACTCTTTCCCAAAACCtaactgtaaaataaattaaatctgtCAGGTACCTATTGAATATCATTGAGGGTAAGTAGGCAATACAAACGAAGACAAATAAGAGCTGGATTTTTTATCCGATAGAGATGcaatcatgaaaataattttctaattCGTAAATTTCTACATATGATTTGTGCAACATTACGTAACCGTATGCTCAGTCGACAGAAGGAACCTTGAATTGTCGAGCATGAAATGATGGCCAAGTGACAAGGGCTGGTGACCAAATATCAACAAGATGTCTGGATTATCTGGAGAGAAAAATGCGGAGGGAATGAATCCTATTCATTGGCGTGTACATATTAAGATTAAGGCAGTCATAACTGCTAGAAAAAGTATAGAGAAAcgtctcttaaaaaaaaaaaaattaaatttaaaaaaaaaatagacagagTAAGAATTTCTTAAACGATAAACTCGAAGTTTTGCAAGTTCCGCAGAAGAAACTCCTTTTGAACTCAACTCTATAATAATGTTCACAAGTCAATGAAACGTGGAACGCCAAAATGGTTTAATCCTTAATAGGGTGAGAATGTTCTTTACAGTGGTTGAACATAAGAACTAAGTATAACAGTATTTAGCATGTATCTCACTACGCATCAtacagttttttatttaaaatatagaaaCATCATCAGCAGCTATATTTATCATCTTCAAGTACAGAGTTTGATaatcagattgaaaaaaaaaacattcgaacAGTAGAATGACACGGAATGAAGATCTAAAACGTATAAAAAAAAGGGAGATAACGTACTGATGAACTATTCCATGCCTAGAACGAAATCTTTACATATTCATTAAGCGAAAGTTGGATGAGTTCAAAATGTGAAATAGAAAGGTGCAGATAATTTAATGTTGCAGGTAATTGTTAGAAACAGGTTAAATCTGCAATCAAATAAAAGCGATACATAATATCGAtaggaattttaatgttttatcaTAAAATATATGACAGAAGTATAACAAAGACGGCTACTTAAATATACAAGAAATTGAAAGTCATCGTGAAACTGAGATTCCATCGCGTCCAACAAATTACATatattaagattaaaaattgcTTGCTTCaacagaaataatttaaataataatttattacacataatcaaaactattcaaaatctATTCAAGGACAATACTAAATATATCTGACAATAACTTCTGTTCTTCCTTTAGAGAAAGGGGGATGTGGTAGAGTAACTCTGTGTAAGTATATACATACTCGAATACACTCTACTCCCACGCTCACAGGTAAGCTCTCGCTGATCAACCCACACACAGTCTGGTAAGTGCATGATCTATACCACCTCGTCATTCTAAGTCCAGCATCCGAGCATATAACACCGTTACCACAATCTCTActgacggaagtcctcatcACGACAGATACTTTTCGCCATCTCTCACATTCGCttggtgaaattttcataacttcaaggtttcaaatattatcGTAGCAGGAATAATTTTTCCTTAACTAACTTTATTTGccaataatattttcaagcccATCTCTctccaatttttatttgtagaattGGTCTTTGATACCTATTTGATGGAACAAACTAGGTTTCTAACTGTTATTTTTCTATtgcaaaaattactttaaaaaaatggataaaaaaaatattcccttTCCATGCTTTGGAGATTCAAcgaaaacatttctttttataaaatatcctttcACCCATTTTCCCCTTTTTGTCGCctgattatttgatttttcaagataaaaactACCAACAAAATGAATCGATcgacgaaattcaattttttaaaatactctaCTCCACTATACTTTACTCTAGTCTACACGCTAAAGTCTCTAACAAAATCgtctctctaataaagacaaaaaaaaatcgttatgcaaacaaacaggaaaaatgtttctaattgCTAACTGTCACTAATTAACACATGAATTTCTTTCCAAAAACAAcatcacactttttttttcttctaaaatctACTTTAATCCCCTCTAGTTATTTAACAATGGTCTGCGTTTGCTGCCTCAACCACATGAACGCATCGTTATCACCCTGATCCAGCAGCAGCGGTCCAACCTCGCGAAGTACCCTCGAATGGTACGCATTGATCAGTTCGATCTCATGGTCACTTAGCAACGTCAAATCCATCAGCTTCGTTTGCAGCGGCGCAACCGTATTGGTGTAGAACGTTAGGGCTCCTCGACCTCCGAAATCGTGCGCCACTTCTGCCTTCACTACTTGAACAATGTCCTCTAGGCGGATTCCGAACTGATTGGCCTCGTAATAACCCGGTTCATTCGAGGTGAACATGTTTTCTTCCAGGCCTTGATTACTTGGAGAAGCCGAGTTGGAGACGATTGAGGGTGGGTACTCGTGAACTCCCAGAAAGGATCCGATTCCATGACCTGTTCCATGACCGTAGTCTAGGCCTACGTCCCAGAGAGCTCGGCGAGCCATCGCGTCGAAGAAGGTTCCTGAGGTTTTTGTTGGGAACACAGCTGAACCTAAACTGAGGAAACCTTTCAAAACTCGGGTGAAGGCCTCCTTTTGAAAGGAAGTTGGTGTACCCATATGGACCGATCTTGTTACATCCGTAGTTCCATCTAGGTACTGACCACCGGAGTCAATCAGGTAGATACTGTCCCTGGTAATAAGGGTGTCCGTTTCCTCCGTTGGACTGTAATGGACGATAGCTCCGTTGGGTCCGAACGAACTGATTGCAGTGAAACTAAGATCCACAAAGTTTTCCTGAACACTTCGGAACTCCCGAAGCTTTGCCGCACCGGAAAGTTCGGTTACGTTGTTGGAGTCGACATTTTTCTCCAACCAGTGAAGGTACCTCACCAAGGCAGCCCCATCCCTGATGTGCGCTTTCCGCATACCTTCAGCTTCCACCGAATTCTTGACGGCCTTCTTACTCGCAACAATACTGTAAACCTGTATCCGTTGATCTACCGGGATGTGGGCGTAGATGGCTTGACTACAGCTCGAAGCCACAATTAACCGATCGCCTTCGTCGACAAACTTCTCGATCCCTTTCAGAATGTCGTTGTACTCCCGGACGTTCACCGTTATGCCCTCCGATCGGAAGTGCTCCTGAACGGATGAGTTAATCCGTTCCGGATTAGTGAAGAGTAGGATTTCACTTCGCGATACGATCACGTAGGCAAAGAACACCGGGTTGTAGCGAATGTCCGATCCTCGCATGTTCAAGAGCCCTGAAAAACATAATAACCttgaataaatttcttaaatgtagAGTCAAAACTTCAAATACAAGCAATTTCATCCAGTCCATTAATGACTATAGCCGCGGCCTTCCGAGTCTCCAACTCCTTTCTCAAATCTGCAACCTTCTCGGAAGCCCTCTTTCCGGAGAACTTTATGTCCAGCAACAGTAACGGTCCCGCCGTCTGAGCCGGTCTATTGTTCCACACAATATCCACCAAGTTTCGCTCCAGCGTAATCAGCCGCTTCCCACCTCCAATCAACACCTTGGCCAGTCGATCGAACTCCGTCGATGTGATCAAAAACGGATCGGCTCCGACCTGAGCAACACCCGGTAGATTGTCCAGCAACCATTGATCCTGGGTGGGAACTCCGGCAACGCCCTGCTTCATCAACGTCCAGTGGTCCCCATCGAGTTGTGCTTCCGCCTGCAGATGGTAGCGCGAGTCGGTCCACAGCGCTGCCTTGTCCAGGGTGATGATCGCCGTCCCCGCAGACCCGGTAAAATTGGTCACGTACCGGAGCCGGCGGTCATGCTGGGAGATGTACTCcgtctgtaaataaaaaaatcgtacGAATTAAAAGGTTAACCAAAGACAGTAGGACATGTCTTACGTTATGGGCATCCACTGATGGCACGATGTAGGCGTCGATCGAATAGTCCTGCATGTGGCTTCGTATCTCCTGCAGAATTCGGTCCATCGTTTTCGGGGTGTCGTCGAACATGAGATCATCATCGCCGGAAAGGGTTCTGAAAGAAGGGAATTGACGAGTGTTTTAAACCAATATCTAGAACATGGAAAAAGTGTCTACgtaacttaaattttttcatcaagcaATCATGAAATCCAAAAATGATTAAGGATATTTACAGGTTCTCCAGTAGATCTACGGATGTTGGCCATGTCTATAGACCTTTGGTTCGAGGCTTGATATCTACTGATTTtcatgactacaaaaaaaattaacgaggTCGTTTTACCAAGTCCTATTATCAGTTTGTCTCCACGAATTGAAGGTGGATGTAATCTGGTAACGCCGTAAGTTGTGTTAAGATCAAGCTAGGTGGTGTTGTTTCCTAACAAGGTTATTCCTAAATCAGAGGAGATAGTGCCTGAATAACGAGGCTcctgataaaaaaaaggtgGTGCCCGctttcaacaaagtttgcctGATTCAAACAATGAGGTGTATGAACCAAACAATTTATCTGATCCAGATAAACTGATGACCGATCCAAACGAACTCATTGTTGAGTAAACAAGGTGCcgtttgatcgaaaaaaaaagttgtgatcAATGTTGTGCAGATGTTGAAGGCTAATTTTTAAGGTTTGAATACCTCTGGTTCTGGCAGATAAATATTTTGCCACATTTAGTCTTTGGTAACGAAGTGACATTTATGGTTAGtcatgaaaattgttgaaaaataacggAATCTGTTCAGTCTTATCCTCCAAACAAGACGCATTGCGTAGCTTGACGACTTTAATTACAAGGAGATTTTTCTGAGTACTTAACACAACTTTTTGACAGGGCATTTAACCTGTTGACCTGATGACTTGTTAAGATCTTGTAGGTTGTCATAACAGCCCAAAGATCTTTGAAAGCCATTATCGCTATCAAGGTCATCAAATCGTGGGAGTTGTCCAGCTCCAAAGGACATAATCTAACCTTTAAGAACATGTTTTATagctagaataaggttgccagattgcccggttttatccgggttcgctcggatattttgaacaaaatttgggaacagtccggtccggcccggttgcccggattttattgaaaaatgtccggatttattcactttatttggcaaacatacataaaaaacaacaaacgcctcaaaaacgaattttattaaagcaagtgtttttaaataatcatgaaaaaatctaaaatgcaATTCTAAATCcataaatgaattttaataaacaaaaatttcatttttttttcttgatttttgttgagtaatttcaaggttttgagaaaatattctatgaaaaaaaaatctctctacAATTTCATCCCGCCGAACATGccatctaaaattttgaatcgaaaatataCGACGATAAAAATcttatacaaaataaaaaatcagaaaacttaaaaatcagcgctaagccaattctgtcttttctaccagaaggccaaatcaaaacaaacaatcagcaacagcagccttaaaaatctgtacttcctaggccaattccatctttttctaccggaaagccgaaccaaaacaaacaaacaaacagcagcaacagtcttaaaaatccgcgcttccaaagccattccgtcttctTTCACCAGAaagcaatatcaaaacaaacaatcagcagcagcagccttaaaaatctgcgcttccaaagccaattccgcctttttccatcggaagatcaaatcaaagtaaacaatcagcagaaactGCCTGAAAATCTGCTCGTCCAAATCCATTCCGGCCTTTTCTACCGGgaaaccaaaccaaaacaaacagcagcaacagtctcCAAAATCTGCGCTTACGAAGCCGTTCCACCTTTTTCCTTCCACctgaggaagaatgaccttgatgggtaaaattaaaattccgtctttttccgccGGGaagcaaaatcataacaaacaatctgcAGCAGCTGGCTTAGAATTCTGCGCTTCTTTAGCCAACAAATAATGAGCAGCAACCTTTAAAATCTGTGatccctgtgccaatccgtctttctaccggaggccgtttcaaaagcttttatttcgtagcagcagcctcaaaaatctgtgctccctgtgccagtccgtctttctaccggaggccgaatcagaaatCAACTTTTCGTAGCAGAAGCCTTGACAAGCTttccttattctaccaaccacgccattgtcgtgactttatgaatctcaattcagggattcactcagacacgtctgtcactcacaagaatagatcattgactgactttgttttgtttgttctgcctagtgttgccataacaacaaacgttgccatagacatttattttattttatttatcttcagtgttgccgaatacaactattattttatttttaaataaatttgatttatattctgcatatctttcatctcatccctaAAGTCTGCATCTAGactagctaaacagctgaaattgccAAGAAATACCATATGGCGCGTTATCGAAAAGTATGAGGAAACATTTACGACGATTTggaagcctcaagccaatcgtcggagtggaactgtcgaccagAAACTGCGTGGTATAATTTTAACGACGATAaagaggaattccaatctgtTAGACCTAGGGTGGCCTAAccgtaaaaccgtccattttctcaATACCGGAATCCCGACTTTTGGGATGGTAAAAAACCGATATTTcctgtaaatttttcatcattatttgGCATTGTTCtaaaattgacacagctaaatgtttttttcaccaaatattTATGACTACAAATACTCACACTTTgttcaatcagcttcaaaatccaagcTCAATCAACCTTACTGCAAGgtttatgtgagatttgattattgcttaaacttgtcgatgtaactttttgaattaaagttttttttcatgaaactttacatATTTCAGTTCAACTATCGAACTAACGTTCATTTAAAcaacatttaaagactgtacaagtgtacaatcactgaaaaaaaaatacagctacaagaaatttaagattgcttcacaataatcactgAGTTTTTCATTGATATGCTGGAATatggtaaaatttacaaaaatgttttatctacgaacaggccaagtttatcaaaatcgttctaagCGGTGTCTGACtttcacaaatttgaaatttagaacaaaaatattgCAAACTGATTGGAAACTTACtagtttgtttcaaaacataaaatgtttctaCAGAGTCAGCATTTAAACACATTCTAACTTCAGTTCTAACGAAACTTTCAACAGAGTCAACAGTTTAACACATGTAAGACtgtttgtatgaatttttttaatcaatattttcatggtaattgatgaaactttgttgtTTTTACTTTCAACGCTGTTGAGTCATTTTCTTTATCCAGACAAagcagtaacaaagtttttatagatttgcaacagtattatagaaacaaaaaacataTGGATCAGATCATAGCCGTAGGAACGGAGAGGGGGGCTTGGTGTTGGGGttaagcccccccccccccctcatgagGGTCCatgaaaagcaagcgaggtattctactctattcaaaattttaaaatttcaatcaaattttgatgatggcgtgaggttattcgatagtaacaatcttgactcaaaactgatgTCAAACTTCGAAAACTTATTCCAGGTTTGAAATTCAGCTacaggtttttaaaattttctcacttatggATAGTAATTAATTTCTCATACTCAATTTTATCCTGGTCCTTATAATTAAAAttgtatatgttttttttcggattatgtttccagtttaggattcttgattttcggttcgaatcatctctaaaaattgaaactaaaagCTGTGTTTCatcgttcaaatttggtttcactttccttcaaaatttgatttatattgGAAACCAAAACATCCTAATTATTATAATGGATTCATGATTGAGAGCTccgaaactgatttcaatcCTTGGCtcatatttccaaatttaggaaccgtttttatgtacatttcagaaaacgaattgaaatttcgaaacagattgaaaattcaaatttttaattgtggttcaaaattcagattcagctcgtaaatgagttccacaaaaatatcaagatgactatttcggTGAGAATTTAAATTACATGAGATCGCAGAATGATAATTCTGATTGTTAGTTCGTttgcacaattcagctgaaaattaaaaaaaagtagtagAATTATAGtctatttgcaaaaaaaaccatccacaggaattggtttttaatgaaaattaattgatgTTAAAGGAACATGAA is a window encoding:
- the LOC129739626 gene encoding xaa-Pro aminopeptidase ApepP-like, which gives rise to MGKAKKLLIGASALLIIMVGCGVAFGRTLSGDDDLMFDDTPKTMDRILQEIRSHMQDYSIDAYIVPSVDAHNTEYISQHDRRLRYVTNFTGSAGTAIITLDKAALWTDSRYHLQAEAQLDGDHWTLMKQGVAGVPTQDQWLLDNLPGVAQVGADPFLITSTEFDRLAKVLIGGGKRLITLERNLVDIVWNNRPAQTAGPLLLLDIKFSGKRASEKVADLRKELETRKAAAIVINGLDEIAWLLNMRGSDIRYNPVFFAYVIVSRSEILLFTNPERINSSVQEHFRSEGITVNVREYNDILKGIEKFVDEGDRLIVASSCSQAIYAHIPVDQRIQVYSIVASKKAVKNSVEAEGMRKAHIRDGAALVRYLHWLEKNVDSNNVTELSGAAKLREFRSVQENFVDLSFTAISSFGPNGAIVHYSPTEETDTLITRDSIYLIDSGGQYLDGTTDVTRSVHMGTPTSFQKEAFTRVLKGFLSLGSAVFPTKTSGTFFDAMARRALWDVGLDYGHGTGHGIGSFLGVHEYPPSIVSNSASPSNQGLEENMFTSNEPGYYEANQFGIRLEDIVQVVKAEVAHDFGGRGALTFYTNTVAPLQTKLMDLTLLSDHEIELINAYHSRVLREVGPLLLDQGDNDAFMWLRQQTQTIVK